In the Dethiosulfovibrio peptidovorans genome, one interval contains:
- a CDS encoding phosphoglycolate phosphatase, which yields MAAVPQWHPLKSSGFIFDWDGVLARTNLDFSKIYAKYFDGRFVEILAEMPLLAPEKQRSLSQDIRDLEMAAAAQATAVRGCMDVLHILADRSIPWAVVSRNCREAMELAARSMGFTLPDATFHRDSGPVKPDPEALWMASRSIGADPAGCVVVGDFVYDLLGARRAGMRGLLVEHPAAKWDHWADARFDRMLDLAACLERDAPLIPWEYHAVVREKGNSWLSASWALSVCLPSPLSAEGLSLALKLAALGVGRFTASPEPLPLAAWHSIGWLDAANLDQPQFQVLDSVLRRRFPLVFVEAWDGKGIPLASFGNDLVRGMEARFV from the coding sequence ATGGCAGCAGTGCCCCAGTGGCATCCCTTGAAAAGCTCGGGTTTTATCTTCGATTGGGATGGCGTACTGGCCCGGACTAACCTGGACTTCTCGAAGATATATGCCAAATACTTCGACGGTCGCTTTGTGGAGATTCTGGCTGAGATGCCGCTGCTGGCGCCTGAGAAACAGCGGTCTCTGAGCCAGGATATCCGTGATCTGGAGATGGCTGCTGCGGCCCAGGCTACGGCAGTTCGAGGGTGCATGGATGTTCTCCATATATTGGCGGATCGATCCATTCCCTGGGCGGTCGTCTCTCGAAATTGTCGTGAAGCCATGGAGCTTGCTGCACGATCCATGGGTTTTACTCTTCCTGATGCGACGTTTCACCGCGACAGCGGCCCAGTCAAGCCTGATCCCGAGGCCCTCTGGATGGCCTCACGGTCTATTGGAGCGGATCCTGCAGGCTGTGTCGTAGTGGGTGATTTCGTCTATGATCTGCTTGGGGCCCGAAGAGCTGGTATGAGAGGCCTTTTGGTGGAACATCCCGCAGCTAAGTGGGATCATTGGGCGGATGCTCGATTTGATCGGATGCTCGATTTGGCGGCCTGTTTGGAGAGAGATGCTCCCTTGATTCCCTGGGAATATCACGCTGTGGTTCGGGAGAAGGGGAATTCGTGGTTATCGGCTTCGTGGGCTCTCTCTGTTTGTCTCCCCTCTCCTCTGTCCGCAGAGGGCCTTTCGTTGGCTCTGAAGTTGGCAGCCCTGGGAGTTGGCCGCTTCACTGCATCGCCGGAGCCCCTCCCCTTGGCTGCTTGGCACTCTATAGGATGGCTGGACGCTGCGAATTTGGATCAACCGCAGTTTCAGGTTTTGGACTCGGTCCTCAGGCGTCGTTTCCCTTTGGTTTTTGTTGAAGCGTGGGATGGGAAAGGTATTCCTCTGGCGTCCTTTGGAAATGATCTCGTTCGGGGGATGGAGGCACGATTCGTATGA